gggagctgggggcggggggtctTATGTGGGCCAGGGGTCGCATCCACTGGGACATAGCATGGCAGTGCCATTGTGTGTCAAAGACACGCAGTCCTCGCCTCAGGAGGAAGCCTTACTGCAGGCTCACCCTCAGTTCACAAAGCCTGGGACGACCCCCGACCCCCATGTGCCGCCTGCCAGCCCCCACCCAACAATGCCATCAGCTCCCCAGCCCTGAGTGGGCCATGATGCCGCCAGAGCCGGGGTGCTCCGTGGAGCCCCACACGGCCCACCCCCAGGAGAGAAAGGCCAGGGAAACGTAGACCTCTGAGAAGACTGGAGCCTGGGGTCCCACAGCTGTGGGTCCTGTGAATCACGGATGGGAACTTGGGGGAGCCACACCCATGAGAACTGCCATTTATTCCCGAAGTCGCCAAAATTATCACCAAGGATTCACCAGGGGGTGTGCATGGGGATGAGAAGGCTCAAACACTGATTGAGGGGCCagttgggagggagagggatggtGGGGGGACCCCCGGCTGTCCCTCCCCCCTCTAATGCCACAGGAAAGGGGTCCTCCTCTGGCCAgcacccctccccatctcccatgTCCAGTTTCTCTCcggggaggtggggcggggggacatGGAAGAGGGTGTAGTGTGAGTGGGCCCCAGGAGGGGGAGGGTGCTGGGGTTAGGGCGGGGGTCCCCCGCTTCACATGCACTCACAACACTGGTCTCCCAGGGAGCAGAAATGGGGGAAGCCAGGCCAGGCCAAATTCCCCCCTCCTCCTGGATTATAGGAGGAAGGGGTTAGTGTTGGGGGCCGGAGGGCCTGGGGGCATCATGGGGGGCAGGCCAGGGCCCCCACCAAGGGGAGAGATGTATGTTGGTGGTGCTCCAGGGACCGGGGGCACAGGGCTGAGCCGGAGCTGGTTCAGGGTGAGCGTCGCAGGGGGTGTGGGCTGGAAGGGGTTTGTGATGGAGGGGCCGGAGGTCGGGGCTcctagaggagagaaagaagaggagacatGCAGAGCAGAGTCAGGGCTTGGCCCGGGGAGGAGGAGTGCGAGCAGGACTGGCCTGGGAGGCCCCCACTTACCGCTTGGCAGGAAGGGGTTGGAGGCCTTGGCTCCTGGGGGCACGGGGCCCGGCCGGCTCACCAGCGAGTCCAGGTCAACCAGGGCTGCATTAGGGCCCAGGAAGGACTCCGGAGTCTTCCGTGTGGGTGGTGGCGGCGTTGGAACAGCTGCAGGTGGGGGGCTGCCCACAGCCTCAGCCAGAGAGCCCCCGACGCCACTCATGTCAAACGCCCCAGGGCTGCGGGCGGGCACCTCTCCAGCGAGCAGCTCCAGCTCCCCTAGAAGGAGCCAGAGAGGGAGTCAGGGGAAGACGGGAGTGAGGGCCTTAAACAAGGAGGCCCTGGCGCTGACAGACAGAGCTCAGGGACACTAGCCCAAAGAACAGCAGTGGATGACCCCCAGGGCAGAGTGCCAGGGAGAACCACCAAGGGATAAGTGTACCCAAGGGGTGCTCACATGGCCCCACAAGAACCCCACCAGTCCCACGGTCCCAAGCAGCAAGTTCACGGTGAACAGACGGCAGCAGGCACCAAGAAGCCCAGCAGCCTGGATGACATTCGTTAGCACGAGATCTGATTTTCTTAAAGAGAGGTTTCGGAAACCCATCTGATGTTGGGAGACGCACGAACtggtgcagagagagaagaaaaagcccAGAGGAACGCCAACTGCAGACCGCACAGTGACCAAGATGGGCCTGGGGGCCAGGAGGAGACCGCTGGTGCCCCATCAGTCCCACGTCCTCCTGCGGGCCCACGTCACTCAAAGACtaacatggaaaagaaacaaagggacCAGGAGACAGTGGGCCCCTCCTGGTGAGAGGCTCCTCCTGACACCTCGCAGGGAGGGGTCTTCTAGCAAGGACAGCGCCAGCCTGGACTCTGCCAGAAGGAGGATACGCAAAAGCCAGGGCGTCCACAGGCCAGGTACCCCGTGGATGGGAGGGCCTGGCAGGAAAGATGTGCTGAGCCCTGAGGCCCCAAAGGGCAGCCAAGAAGGCGACACTCACCAGAGGCCCCCTGTGATCACTGCACCACTGGTGACACAGGGTGCAACCGGCCAGGCCCTCAGAGACACCCAGAGAAATGTTCCAGGGGACAGAGAAATCAGGTCAGCGCGTGGGGAGGCTCCAGAAACGGGACTCTTTGCACTATTCTTGCAACTTTCCTCAAGTATAAAACCGCTGGAAACAAAGTTAAAGCTTCTTTCCCAGCATAAACCATCCAGCTCTGAAAACACAGCCTGGGCTCTGGATCCCGTGAGGGCTGGAGTCCGCCCCGCTTAACCCTGCACTCAGAAGCACACCAACCTGACCTGGAGGGCCccctgcagtgggggagggagaccaTACAGGGTGGGCAGGGCAGGATGTGGCCTGGTCAGTGAGGcctgatggggagggggagggggagggggggtgccCATGGGTGCAGCGGAGGCATGACCTGGGGTGGGGCACTGCgagggcaggggtgtgggtggggggtgcagCAGGGCTCAGTGGGGCAAGGGGGGGCTCACCCGTGCTGCTCCCAGAGGCCGGCAGGGCCGTGCGCAGTCGGTCAAAATCAGAGAACTCATCAGGCTCCGTGTCAAACCCCACTGCTGTAGGGGCCCAGTATGTCAGCTCAGCTCACTGAGGGAACCagcctcccgctccccctgcacccccagcACCCAGGAGACCAGACACCTCACGCTCCCCTGCAccaacccacacacacacactctgaccCCCTCAGTTGAACCCCAGAGCCCACCCAGTACCTGCGGTGCCATTGGTGCTGGGCTTGGCAGGTGACCCTCCCCAGGGGTCTGAGAaggctggggctggagcccagggatCTGAGGCAGGGGGTCCTCCAACTGGAGCCCCACCTGGGTGAGGAAGGAGGGTGTGAGAGGCTGGTGGTTGGAGCACTTGTCACCTATGGATCTGTGCCCGCCACCCCCAGCCTTCCTTCTCAGCCCACCCCTCCCAGAAGTCCTGCCTTGCCCCCATCCTGGGACACAGCTGGACATCAGAggggctcccagcccagccccagccagccATTACCCCCTGATCCCTACCGTCTAGCACAGGTATATGTATACTGCTAGGCCTTTGCCCACGTGTCCCTTCCTGGCAAAGCCCTCCTCAGCTGTAAGGCCTCTGGAAAGCCCCCAAGAAGCTCCCCAGCTGGTGAAGGGACCTTGGGTGTGTGCCTCACCTAGGCgagcccaacccccaccccaaaaccCCCACCCAGCCTGCCTGGACCCAGCCTCACCAGCCACACCATCCTGACTCCACCCGAGCAACCTCTCCGTAGCCTGACACCCCCTGGTGCCCTGCCCGTCATCCCTCAAGGCTCCCTCACCCACCCTTCTCTGGGCTGTCTTATCTGAGCCCTGCAGCAGCCTGTCACCCCCTTGACCTTATCTGCCCCTGTCCCCAGGGTGTGCCCCAGACTGTACACTGGATGTCGAGGCTGCAGCAGGCAGGCAGCCAGCACTCACCGTCAGAGCTCCCCCACGGGTCAGGCGTGGGCCCCTCTCCAGCTGCAGGGGCCTGGGTCCCACCCCAAGGGTCAACCGGGGGCCCTGTAGGAGCAGCAGGCCTCCAAGGATCCCCAGAGGCTGCTGTAGGGGCCGGACCCCCCCAAGGATCAGCAGCTGGAGGGACAGGGCCTCCGCCCCAAGGGTCCGAGGTGGGGGCGCCCATGGGCGCTGGGCCCCCCCAGGGGTCCGAGGCTGGTGGTGGAGCGGGGGCCGTGAAGACATCGGCAAGATCCATGAGGGATGACTGCAAGACACAAAAGGGAGACTGCACATGAGGCGCGAGCACGCCAGGCCAGAACACTGGGAAGAGAACCTGGAAGAGAAATGGCCCCAGAATGAAAGAGGGAGCCGGGCACCTTGAGGTGAAGACCcaccaccagagagagagagagccagggtcCGTGAGACAGAAGGAGGCGGTCTCCCCGCCCCCCATTCCCACTCCACCCCACTCTGTCCGCCTCCCCCACCAGCCCAGCCCCAAATGCTGAGAGTCTCACCTGGTCCTGCCCCCATCCCTTCATCCACTCCCCAGTTCCCACTGGGATTGAGGACAGAGGCCAAACCCAAAACCACCCCTACCAGCCTGGCCCGCACGGTCCCCATGCACTCTAGGAGGTGTGTCCGGGATCGCCCACCCTGTCTCGGGCCACCGGCTGAGGCCCAGTATGCGTCCCACGTCTCTGCACACACCAGGCTTCCCGTGCTTCACGGGAGCAGCATACGTGTCCCCGTGTCCTGGGGGTGAGCCCAACCAACCAGAGTGGCTAGTGTCTCTGAACACGGTGCAGCTGCGCCACCCGTCCCCACAGCACGCAAGGAACAGAGCGCTGGGACCGACCCTCCTGAGCTGTGAGGCACCAGGGAGACCCTTGGCCGAGGCCGGGAGGGTGTCTTGTGTTCCTCCCATTGGAGCTAGCCCCGTGGCCCACCCCACTGTGAGGCCGACTGTGCCACGAAGACGCTCAGGTCTCCCACAGCACCCGGTGTGAGGCCACAGAACACGCCAGCTTGGAAGCCCTTGCCGGTGACTGACCTTGGCCCTGATGTGCGGAGGACACCTGTCCACCCTCAGAGCCAAGAGAAGGGTTGAAACTGCGCAGACAGAAACATCAGCTGACGTCATCTGTCTCCCCTGGGGGGACCGGAGACCCAGCAGGTTGGAGACCAGACTGGTCTCGCTCGTGCACCGAGCCTTGGAATCCGGGGTGCGCGCGGACACCGAGAAGGTACCCAGAACACGTGGGTGCGCACAAGCTCAATGCCATCCCCTTCCCGCCCAACCAGGCCGCTCAGCAACAAGGACCGAGCAGCACCAGCAGCGTCTCCGACAGCAGGGGCAGACAACGGTCGTGCCTCGTGCACCAGCAGCATCTCTGACAGCAGGGGCAGACAGCAGTCGCGCCTCACACAAGGAGTGCTCCAGGCACTGACGGAGCGCCCTCCAGTCTGCACGCTCGTCCATGAGAAGACGGCGCCCCACCCACGACCCCAGAGCACACGTAGGCGGGATGGCCTGCCCATGCTCACCTCCTCCTGGCCGCcggtctccctcctgctctcctctATGGCCATCTGCAGCCTCAGATCATCCCCACGGCGGATCCGCTCTTCCTGTTGGGGTCACGGAAACAGGCAGCGAGGGAGGGTGAGAATGGAAGCCACCGGGCTGGCCACCCCCCAACAACAACCACACGGTCCCACCCAAACaaaagtaacaaaattaaaatgggaTGTGGACAATGTGTGGGAAGGGGGGACGGGGAAGAACGTGCAGTCCACGGGATGGGGACACAGGGGTGGTGTGCGGGAGACAGGCCTGGCCCGGTGCGGCTCCAACGGCTTGGGAAACATGGGGCCCCGGGGTGGATGGGCCCTCATGCCGAATGCCTGACTCTGCGGTGTCGGCTGCACTGGGTGGAGGGGACCAAGCCCTGGGCTGTGCTGGAGGGTGAGAGAAGGGCTCCCTCACCACCCGGAACAGCTACAAGGCATCTGCTTCCCATGCTGGGACTGCACCCATCTGAGAAGCCATGTGACACAGGTCCTGCTGCTGGAAATGTGAGGCAGAGTGTGTGTAAACCGGGGATGGGACTGGTGGGGGGCGAGGAGGGGCAAGGAAGCGGGGACCTGGGGAGGGTCTGAGGGGAGCCCTGCGGAGGGTAGGGAGGCTGCTCTGACCTTGTCGTGCTCCTCTCGGCTCAAACTAATGGCCAGCTGGAGCTGGACGTCGTCCTCGGGGCCGcagggcgggggctggggagagagcgTGTGAGGGGCCAGGCGGGAGGCCagacaggggaggggagaggagggagaagaggaaagacacacacagagcatCGGAGGAGAGCCAGAGATGGACAGAGCCACAGACACGGTCACAGAGTAGAGCACCCACACAGAAGAGATAAGAACTCCCAGGACGAGAACAGAcggtgggcagggggcagggggaaaggCCGAACAGATCAGAGAGGGGGTGCGGGGGCGACACAGAGAACACTGGCCCTCAGGAGCTGAGCAGTGAAGGATGGAGACGGGATGGCAGAACCAAAGTCAAACCCCCGCTGTGCCCCACACCCACCCAGCCCGCTACCTGGTCAGCCTCCTCCTTGCTCATGGCCAAGGCCAGCTGCAGCTGCAGCTCCTCCTCCCCGCTGCTCTGCGGCCACGCCTGCTCTGCCTCGGGTGGGGGCCCAGAGCCCACCGCTGCTGAGGAGGCTGCCAAGGGGAGAATCAGCTGAGACCCAgctggagacagagaagggagcccCTGCAGCCCAGACGGCGAGCTTCCACTGGGGGTGAGGGGCGGACCGTGAGCCGGGTTTGTCCAGTGTCCCCGGAATCCCGCCAGGAGGGACGGAGGAAGTCCGGGAGCCTCAGAGCCCATGCCCCTGCTGCCTACACGGGGCACGCTTGGGGCCTGCACAGAGCCTGGGGGTCCCACAGAGCTCCCGCGTGTCCAGGGCCTGCATTTCCAGGGCTGCTGGAGATCTTTATGGCAGGACCGGCTGGGCATCAGAGGAAGAACAGCACCGCATCCAGAGCCCCCCACCTCATGCTGGGCGCAGCCGACACCAGGGGTGACGTGGAGTGAAGGAAGGCGGAGGAGAGAATGGGAAGGGGGTGACCATCTGGAAGGAGGGACGGGCAGAGCACAGGGAACTAACAGGCAGAGGACCAGCTAAGCTAGGGGGAAGCgcccacctgcccctcccagctggCCTGCCCTGGTTCTGGCGTGAACGGTCCCCCTTCAGAGAGCCGTCCCCAACCTCCAACCCTGGGCAGCCCCCTCCAAGTCCTGTTCTCTTTGTCTCAGGCACTGAGTACCCTTTGGCAGGACTGCGGGCGAACCCATCTGTAGCTACAGGGCCCAGCCTGGGGGCTGAGGCACACCGGGCCCTTAGGAGGCTCTCGGTTAACATCTGAGGGTGAACAGAACAGTTTTCAGCTCTCGGATCCCACAACGAGGGGGACGGGACAGGCAAGGACAGTCGTGGAAGGGGAGAGCCTGCATCCGAACTCCGGCCCACCTggccaggaaggaggggaagcaggagggcTCGGAGGCTGGGCTGCCAGGGCTTCAAGAAGAGGGGCGGGGCCTGCCGGGAGGGACCTGGGTTGGGGGCCCTGCAGCCCTCACCCGTGGCGGTCTGCGCCAGCTTCTCCTTGGTCTTGAGCGCATGAGCGCGCTCCTCCCGCAGCCGGTCCTCGTCCCGCAGCAAGGCCACCAGCTGTTTGGCCTTCTCGCGCACGTTCACGCCCTGGTCCTTGCCGTCGCGGTCCACGTACTGGAAGTCCTTCAGCGTCTGCACGGCGTACATGTTCTCCTTGCACTGCTGCGACACACGCTCCGAGCCCGTCTTGATGAGGTACTCCATCAGGGTCATGGCCTTCAGGGCGGGGGCACACCAGTCACTCATGTGGTGGCCGGGAACCCCGTCCCAGCACCAGCCCGGGGGTCACCGGCTGGCAGGCCAACAAGCGTGGCCCACGAGCACCGCGGACACTACCCAGTCGTGAGAAAGAACAGAGCACTGCACAGCGGCCACCTGCAGGGCTGACCCCAAAGATGTGGGACATATGACTGCACTCACAACAAGTGGCCTCGATTAGGAGGCTCGCGGCAGCCAGGAGCTGGGGATTTCTTAACAGACACAGGCTTTGTGTCCAGAATGAACATCCTGTGGACCCAGGATGCGGGGACGGGTGCGGCGCCTGGGAACGCACCTGCTGCCCCGGGACCGCACGCACGCTCTATGAGGATGACCTGTGCCGCGTGGCGTCCACACGTGTCTCGACAGGCACATGGAAACAGGGAAGTGCGGCCCCACCCGCACTTCACTTGGCGTTCAGAGCCCACTCTCGTTCTCTAGGAGGAGGACCCTAAGGAATGTGGCCACAAAGACCCGCTCATACCATCACGCTCCAGAGCAGCCCAGGACACGGGCACGGGCCGCCTTCTCTATTGTCCTGAAAGTCCGGAAAGTGTCGCCACTTCCAGTGTGAGACTTTACAAGTCTGAGGGCAACAAGGGGGAGactccctccccccaaatcaGCCGTCTGGAGGGAGGCACTGAACTGCTGGGTCTGGTCAGACCTCAGCTCTCTGCAGGGACACACATGTGCCGGGAGCAGCAGGACACCTGGCGAAAGCGGCTGCGTTATAGGTCGGGAGGACAAATTCTCATTCCAACAAGTGAAAATTAAATGGCAGAGAAAACCACCAGTCCTCGGACAACAGAACACCTCCAAGTGTGCAGGGGGCCCCTGGGGCCACATGGGGCCCCAGACACCCCCCAGAGCACAGCGAAACaacaccaggaggccccggccaGGGGCATGGAGCTGGGTGGGCAGCTGGGGGATGAGCTGCAGACCGTGCCATGGGTCATTAGTGACACCCCACCGTCCACCAGCGCCCGACCTGGATCTGGCCAGCTTCCCGAAGGTGTGCAAACAGCAACCAGACGTTAGTCTTTAACCAGCCGGGAGACGTCCATGCATCATGGCAAGAGGGAAAGCGGCACCCGGTGGGCATTGGGGGGCAGGCAGGCTCCCCGAGTCCTGGGCCAGTTGTGCTCGGACCACAGCGGCTGCACCTACACCCCACACCGGCCTCCCCGCAGGCCAGTTAAGCTACATGAGAGCAACGGATCCACACAAACCACCTCAGTCTGGAATGGGACTCGCACCCAGCGACTCAGAGACCTCGTTTCCAGGGCCCTGGAGACTTTGGCAGCGCAGTTAAACAGACCGCGAACCCGGAAACAACCCAAACACCCACTGAGGGCCAAACATTCACGCACAACACACACTGTGCTCGTGGGGCAGGAGCGGCCCAAACACAGCAAGGTAGCTCAAGAGACCCCCAGATGCAGCAGACACAAAGGACTAGGAGTAGGAGCCCACGGAAAGCTCTAGAACAAGCCTGGCGGACCTAAGATACCTCAGGATGCTTCTGGGGAAGGGGTGTCTGAGCAGGCCCAGGGGCCTGAGCTCTTCTGGGGAAGGGATGTCGGGCAGGGGGGGACACCCTCCATCTCATGTGGGTGCCGGCTCCACTGGTGTGTGCATGAGTGAGAGCCGACCAAGTCACACACTCATAGTGGGGGCCACAGTGGCAAACATGTACATTTTCTCAAAAGCAAACAACAGGACAACCCGACAGTCCCTGTTAATTTCCAAAACTACCTGCTCCCAGATGGCGGACGCCAGCACACGAGAGCTAGTCTAAAAACAGGGGACAGCGAACTTCTTTTGAAGGGCTCACGTGATCAATAACCCGCTTTTTGGGCCACACGGCCTGGGCAGCAGAGGGGGGCCGGCGCACAGGCACAGGCCTGGCCCTGCCGCAGAGCTTCACCTACTGGGGGAAGCCCTGGGGCCGTCATGTGTTCACCTCTGGTTTAAGAAAAAGACCGTGAGATCCTGATTCCTCAGAGCAAGGAGGAAACATGGCCAAGTAGAAGAGCGGGCTCTGGGGCTCctctcccaccccttgcccctcgGTGGCCCCGAGCCTCCTCATGCC
The genomic region above belongs to Neovison vison isolate M4711 chromosome 7, ASM_NN_V1, whole genome shotgun sequence and contains:
- the EPN1 gene encoding epsin-1 isoform X3, producing MSTSSLRRQMKNIVHNYSEAEIKVREATSNDPWGPSSSLMSEIADLTYNVVAFSEIMSMIWKRLNDHGKNWRHVYKAMTLMEYLIKTGSERVSQQCKENMYAVQTLKDFQYVDRDGKDQGVNVREKAKQLVALLRDEDRLREERAHALKTKEKLAQTATASSAAVGSGPPPEAEQAWPQSSGEEELQLQLALAMSKEEADQEERIRRGDDLRLQMAIEESRRETGGQEESSLMDLADVFTAPAPPPASDPWGGPAPMGAPTSDPWGGGPVPPAADPWGGPAPTAASGDPWRPAAPTGPPVDPWGGTQAPAAGEGPTPDPWGSSDGGAPVGGPPASDPWAPAPAFSDPWGGSPAKPSTNGTAAVGFDTEPDEFSDFDRLRTALPASGSSTGELELLAGEVPARSPGAFDMSGVGGSLAEAVGSPPPAAVPTPPPPTRKTPESFLGPNAALVDLDSLVSRPGPVPPGAKASNPFLPSGAPTSGPSITNPFQPTPPATLTLNQLRLSPVPPVPGAPPTYISPLGGGPGLPPMMPPGPPAPNTNPFLL
- the EPN1 gene encoding epsin-1 isoform X1, yielding MSTSSLRRQMKNIVHNYSEAEIKVREATSNDPWGPSSSLMSEIADLTYNVVAFSEIMSMIWKRLNDHGKNWRHVYKAMTLMEYLIKTGSERVSQQCKENMYAVQTLKDFQYVDRDGKDQGVNVREKAKQLVALLRDEDRLREERAHALKTKEKLAQTATASSAAVGSGPPPEAEQAWPQSSGEEELQLQLALAMSKEEADQPPPCGPEDDVQLQLAISLSREEHDKEERIRRGDDLRLQMAIEESRRETGGQEESSLMDLADVFTAPAPPPASDPWGGPAPMGAPTSDPWGGGPVPPAADPWGGPAPTAASGDPWRPAAPTGPPVDPWGGTQAPAAGEGPTPDPWGSSDGGAPVGGPPASDPWAPAPAFSDPWGGSPAKPSTNGTAAVGFDTEPDEFSDFDRLRTALPASGSSTGELELLAGEVPARSPGAFDMSGVGGSLAEAVGSPPPAAVPTPPPPTRKTPESFLGPNAALVDLDSLVSRPGPVPPGAKASNPFLPSGAPTSGPSITNPFQPTPPATLTLNQLRLSPVPPVPGAPPTYISPLGGGPGLPPMMPPGPPAPNTNPFLL
- the EPN1 gene encoding epsin-1 isoform X2, giving the protein MSTSSLRRQMKNIVHNYSEAEIKVREATSNDPWGPSSSLMSEIADLTYNVVAFSEIMSMIWKRLNDHGKNWRHVYKAMTLMEYLIKTGSERVSQQCKENMYAVQTLKDFQYVDRDGKDQGVNVREKAKQLVALLRDEDRLREERAHALKTKEKLAQTATASSAAVGSGPPPEAEQAWPQSSGEEELQLQLALAMSKEEADQPPPCGPEDDVQLQLAISLSREEHDKEERIRRGDDLRLQMAIEESRRETGGQEESSLMDLADVFTAPAPPPASDPWGGPAPMGAPTSDPWGGGPVPPAADPWGGPAPTAASGDPWRPAAPTGPPVDPWGGTQAPAAGEGPTPDPWGSSDGGAPVGGPPASDPWAPAPAFSDPWGGSPAKPSTNGTAVGFDTEPDEFSDFDRLRTALPASGSSTGELELLAGEVPARSPGAFDMSGVGGSLAEAVGSPPPAAVPTPPPPTRKTPESFLGPNAALVDLDSLVSRPGPVPPGAKASNPFLPSGAPTSGPSITNPFQPTPPATLTLNQLRLSPVPPVPGAPPTYISPLGGGPGLPPMMPPGPPAPNTNPFLL